One window of the Methylocystis parvus OBBP genome contains the following:
- a CDS encoding site-specific DNA-methyltransferase gives MMKKLEAGSPDTKSTDIVAGNVEALKTLFPEAFTEGRIDFEVLKGLLGAAVDERDEKYGLNWHGKRRARQIALTPSTGTLLPCPEESVDWETTQNIMIEGDNLEVLKLLQKSYAGKVKLIYIDPPYNTGKDFVYPDDYRDNIANYLELTGQVEGGRKISSNTEASGRFHTDWLSMMYPRLRLARTLLRDDGAIIVSIDDHEQSNLKTILDEIFGEENFIACVANINNMKGRNDRKHIATAHEYFLIYSKREFDSYGVPLTDEQLKDYKYVDERGERYALRDLRKRGRPDRREDRPNMFFPIFYNPETKACALQRRSTNDVEIVPKRGDMSDGRWRWGLDTVRDNLAILHANYSKQKDRWDISHRVYLNKDIEGDIDEESDDDDNIQRTSKPKSFWWGGENSTDVASREFKILFPGLNPDYPKSPFLMEKIVHMGSKPGDLVLDFFAGFGTTGHAVFRLNRVNPNRRFILVQLQEEISEEVAEQTETYKYCKKNGIKPFISEITKERLRRAASLIKSGQHDQKSDFGFRVFKLAPSNIRAWEPDPADIENSLLNNAEHLVQGRSEQDVLYELLLKLGLDLCVPIETKTIAGKAVHSIGGGALIVCLADGLTKDVIESLASGIVTWREALAPAVDTRVVFKDSGFKDDIAKTNMAAILNQNGISDVRGL, from the coding sequence ATGATGAAAAAGCTGGAAGCTGGAAGCCCTGACACCAAGAGCACCGACATCGTCGCGGGCAATGTCGAGGCGTTGAAGACCCTATTTCCGGAGGCGTTCACGGAAGGGCGAATCGATTTCGAGGTATTGAAGGGCCTGCTTGGCGCGGCTGTCGACGAGCGCGACGAAAAATATGGACTGAACTGGCACGGCAAACGCCGCGCGCGCCAAATCGCGCTGACGCCATCGACTGGCACGCTCCTCCCCTGCCCGGAAGAGAGCGTCGATTGGGAGACGACGCAGAACATTATGATTGAGGGCGACAATCTCGAAGTGCTGAAGCTCTTACAGAAGAGCTATGCCGGGAAGGTGAAGTTGATCTACATCGATCCTCCCTACAATACGGGCAAGGATTTCGTCTATCCGGACGATTATCGAGACAACATCGCGAACTATCTTGAACTGACCGGACAGGTCGAGGGCGGTCGAAAGATCAGCTCCAACACCGAGGCATCGGGCAGATTCCATACTGATTGGCTGAGCATGATGTATCCACGACTGAGGCTCGCAAGAACATTATTGAGGGATGATGGTGCAATTATTGTTTCGATAGATGATCACGAGCAATCAAACTTGAAGACAATACTTGACGAGATATTTGGAGAAGAGAATTTTATAGCTTGCGTAGCAAATATTAATAACATGAAGGGGCGAAACGATAGAAAGCATATAGCCACAGCTCACGAGTATTTCCTCATTTACTCGAAACGCGAGTTTGACTCTTACGGGGTTCCGCTGACCGATGAGCAACTAAAAGACTACAAATATGTCGATGAGCGAGGTGAGCGCTATGCTCTTCGCGACCTCCGGAAGCGCGGCCGGCCAGATCGGCGCGAAGACAGACCCAACATGTTTTTTCCGATCTTCTACAACCCGGAAACTAAGGCTTGCGCCCTTCAGAGGCGTTCCACGAATGACGTTGAAATCGTCCCGAAGCGCGGTGACATGAGTGACGGACGTTGGCGCTGGGGATTAGATACTGTTCGGGACAACCTTGCGATCTTGCACGCAAATTACTCGAAGCAGAAGGATAGATGGGACATCTCTCATAGAGTGTATCTCAACAAAGACATTGAAGGCGATATTGATGAAGAGTCAGACGATGACGATAATATCCAGAGAACGTCGAAACCCAAATCGTTCTGGTGGGGCGGCGAAAATTCAACTGATGTGGCGAGCCGCGAGTTCAAGATATTGTTTCCTGGGCTCAATCCGGATTATCCGAAATCTCCTTTCCTGATGGAGAAAATCGTGCATATGGGGTCGAAGCCGGGTGATCTGGTCTTGGATTTCTTTGCGGGATTTGGAACGACGGGGCACGCCGTGTTCCGACTCAATCGGGTAAATCCCAATCGGCGATTCATTCTTGTCCAACTCCAAGAAGAAATCTCGGAAGAGGTAGCCGAACAAACAGAGACCTACAAGTATTGCAAGAAGAATGGTATTAAGCCTTTTATATCGGAAATCACTAAAGAGCGACTCCGGCGCGCCGCGTCCTTGATCAAGAGCGGTCAGCATGACCAAAAAAGTGATTTCGGTTTCCGCGTCTTTAAGCTCGCTCCATCAAACATCCGCGCTTGGGAGCCAGACCCCGCCGACATCGAAAACAGCCTGCTTAATAACGCCGAGCATCTCGTCCAAGGCCGGAGCGAGCAGGACGTGCTTTACGAGCTGTTGCTGAAACTCGGCCTCGATCTCTGCGTGCCGATCGAGACGAAGACGATCGCCGGTAAGGCCGTCCATTCCATCGGCGGCGGCGCGTTGATCGTTTGTCTGGCCGACGGACTAACGAAAGACGTGATCGAATCGCTTGCCTCCGGCATCGTCACGTGGCGCGAAGCGCTCGCGCCCGCCGTCGACACTCGCGTCGTCTTCAAGGACTCTGGGTTCAAGGACGACATCGCCAAGACAAACATGGCGGCGATCCTGAACCAAAACGGCATTTCCGACGTGCGCGGCCTGTGA